A single window of Chitinophaga sp. XS-30 DNA harbors:
- the bioD gene encoding dethiobiotin synthase: MNNIFITGIGTGVGKTIASACVTEALGANYWKPVQAGLQDATDTQTVRSLLSDGSHVRDELYRLRMPASPHLAAAREGITLQEDKIVQRAKELQQPDVPLVIEGAGGLMVPLGKKVFMIDLIRALEARVIIVAQNYLGSINHCLLTAMALKQAAVPVVGWIFSGDHHTNEDDIVSWSQYPRIARIPRVRRVTREFVTMQAELLQPALLQCLSA; encoded by the coding sequence ATGAATAACATCTTCATCACCGGTATCGGCACAGGCGTGGGGAAAACGATCGCTTCAGCCTGTGTTACGGAAGCATTGGGCGCTAATTACTGGAAGCCCGTACAGGCAGGCCTGCAGGATGCAACGGATACGCAGACCGTGCGCTCGCTGCTCAGTGACGGCAGTCATGTCAGGGATGAACTGTACCGGCTCCGCATGCCGGCATCCCCGCATCTGGCCGCTGCCAGGGAAGGGATCACTTTGCAGGAAGACAAGATCGTACAGCGGGCGAAAGAACTGCAGCAGCCTGATGTTCCGCTGGTCATAGAAGGTGCCGGTGGCCTCATGGTGCCGCTCGGCAAAAAGGTGTTCATGATCGATCTGATCAGGGCGCTGGAAGCCAGGGTGATCATCGTTGCGCAAAACTATCTCGGCAGCATCAACCATTGCCTGCTGACGGCCATGGCCCTGAAGCAGGCCGCAGTTCCGGTGGTTGGCTGGATCTTCAGCGGAGACCATCATACGAATGAAGATGATATCGTGTCCTGGAGCCAGTATCCCCGCATCGCGCGCATTCCGCGCGTGCGCAGGGTGACCCGCGAATTTGTTACCATGCAGGCGGAATTGTTGCAGCCTGCTTTATTGCAATGCCTGTCTGCCTGA